The Cloeon dipterum chromosome X, ieCloDipt1.1, whole genome shotgun sequence genome includes a window with the following:
- the LOC135947117 gene encoding low affinity immunoglobulin epsilon Fc receptor-like, protein MPLLHDATMDLKSLFALLSMAILVKSRAEIPDSTNDNETIQPFSSSSLCFGRYDNLQNEFCNFKINNVEEKLSAKLNECDYELTRWKISLQEQHKNFQDKISAHKNECDLEMRTLKESLQQQNLTFQEELLVQNNTCDSTLNSLKSACELREISLQTNLTAERNQCDSNISDLKAAFQLQLDVLQNNCSASRDACNSQINQLQNMYNIDLAKKQTECDSTVAALKSSFAQQEKIWIESRLCSVTIREIARRRYVDCKFPKGSENWLQLSTGFYYFSKHHEVVNWHVADANCKIMGMQLATIETAHENNVVINHLNTLGAPDRAMFWISGTDLGAEGRFVWSTTGQRIGFSQFHRGQPDNMRRRENCLQYYKVGSFAWNDYECDKGSRYICELQY, encoded by the exons ATGCCACTTCTCCACGACGCAA caATGGACTTAAAAAGTTTATTCGCACTCCTCTCTATGGCCATTTTGGTAAAGAGTCGTGCAGAAATTCCAGATTCGACCAATGATAATGAGACTATTCAGCCCTTTTCTTCATCAAGCCTCTGTTTTGGCAG GTATGACAAcctgcaaaatgaattttgcaacTTCAAAATCAACAATGTCGAAGAGAAACTTTCGGCTAAGCTAAATGAGTGCGATTATGAACTGACAAGGTGGAAAATATCACTCCAAgagcaacacaaaaatttccagGATAAAATTTCAGCCCATAAAAATGAGTGCGATTTGGAGATGAGGACTTTGAAGGAATCGCTGCAACAGCAAAATCTGACATTTCAAGAGGAGCTGCTGGTGCAAAATAACACCTGCGACTCAACTTTGAACAGTTTGAAATCGGCGTGTGAACTGAGGGAGATTTCACTACAAACAAATTTGACTGCGGAGAGAAACCAATGTGATTCAAATATCAGCGACTTAAAAGCAGCGTTTCAATTACAATTGGATgtgctgcaaaataattgttcagcaTCCAGAGATGCCTGCAATTCCCAGATAAATCAGTTACagaatatgtataatattgaCCTCGCGAAAAAGCAGACGGAATGCGACTCAACAGTAGCAGCTTTAAAGAGTTCATTTGCGCAACAGGAGAAAATCTGGATCGAGAGCCGATTATGCAGCGTTAc aATAAGAGAGATAGCAAGGAGACGCTACGTAGACTGC AAATTCCCAAAAG GCtcagaaaattggctgcaactGTCGACTGGCTTCTATTACTTTTCCAAGCACCATGAAGTG GTAAATTGGCACGTGGCAGATgcgaattgcaaaattatggGAATGCAGCTGGCAACCATTGAAACTGCACACGAAAATAATGTTGTTATCAACCATCTCAACACTCTAG GTGCACCAGATAGGGCTATGTTTTGGATCTCGGGCACTGACCTGGGCGCTGAGGGAAGATTCGTTTGGAGCACAACCGGGCAGCGAATTGGCTTCTCGCAGTTTCACAGAGGACAACCGGACAACATGCGCAGAAGGGAAAACTGTCTCCAGTACTACAAAGTGGGCTCCTTCGCTTGGAACGATTACGAATGTGACAAAGGCAGCAGATACATTTGCGAGCTGCaatactga
- the LOC135947057 gene encoding endoribonuclease Dicer-like has protein sequence MIHSPTSGNLESSRTLKARLDDGEGDSVFDYREYQIDMAQKAEEKNSIIYMPTGSGKTYISILVIKAFHAHVKLPFEEGGKRIIFSAPKVALVDQQAEILRKHTPFSVGCYNGYMQVEFWEKNKWLEEFAQHQILVMGSEILRDILDKGFIQMSQFALMIFDECHHATGNHPMNMVMRQHYKPDDPGMPRIMGLTATLIKKNISADKLDCEVATLERNLQCKLVKLPSLDVIKGMYANPNIEMVYCNPASNTQLIAIVKKMIKKLSDSVNLVAEEDSLVSDLRLKLAPGEMVCKSASIVRKVQRQLADILMEIDEIGPYGGSFVIQCHRNRLQCLACVADNQESRKLFMMVVSQLEVIRHLLESAMKRKAENVLDQIKLFSSDKVLKCVEEVRRAVKTNVDTKTIIFVARRITAKVLCAIFKVLSTNDPDLVKIKSDYVVGREDNSYCTKLAQLSMKLNKDSIFSFSTGDTNLLVASNVIEEGIDIPACNLVIKFDEILTYCSFVQSKGRARFQNSKFVILVNARSKFLANKTEYSLLEHRMQMMQLEGEPEPLEAGSSSQFCTPAGAIVTPDNAVSLLYKYCGTLGYDKFGAESLLWFCKNVSAGKKFVSVILPMQTTLIDPIQGPVSPRLIDAKKLCALEAIKKLHEVGQINDNLFSTVTKTSADLVMNKELFPNWNSNDQYDQETGYPGTKAMRRIHSTIPPSVMTDCAPKPDSELYLLSINITPTYEITTDQSNLYTTVYNLLKSKKENFAILSSKPWPCICDFPIFDSHGIFQISIGRVCKTLEVDSSTLEKVRAFHSYLFGKLLNLDRSFLAWNFECGLNNYLIAPVTEDLTLDSKCLEQNFSQSLEPYDIEKFDDLLLKVIVPTYKNKDLVNYVITNLLWNVNPLTSFPSPNYDSYFEYYSQKWGKTVKNLTQPMVEVKRMPSNINYFKPRALTLNKLEKRLLMEESSGENTEKLIPELCHLSGHNRVVTSEMWFKAMLLPSILHRALILLHADELRSKINADCGVGPASVNKWTDLEVSPLFRSHIPEAKNKRSGFGLPKITCHVPKVNEKMCSWQQSQDDTPEPIDPDRHLCEGVSWGQLAEFASFSSQSEALPEQLEIPSHEDQPFLRREVDINVVPIKLLTPDADVEKRGPELSTMYAAITTMSANDVVNMERLETLGDSFLKFITTLYLFCTYDYSEGILTHTKSKLVGNRNLFYCALNRGIAKILNCNAWDPNEDSNIPNLSVPGVLRYLIAKTDLCPSVLNAIVLDEQEKATGQLNDLGKIQEAFELFAEANTESSVYETTLVSFLNKQIAPDKVIADSVEAILGAYIEACGPIAAAKVVSWFQILPESAPSVMTDPVPCNIKNKNVRDAEKEINSHLFEVDKLEEALGYKFRSKSLLLEALTHPSYVANRLTHNCQRLEFLGDAILDFLITAHIYESHSSLTPGEMTDLRSALVNNITFASLTVRYGFHTFLLAHSSTVMHSIDNFVDFQKKNGHKITDDHLLLIQENNINIGIAIEVPKLLGDIFESLIGAVFLDCGKDLVATWNVVYSLMKHEIDLFGMTVPKNAVRRLYESVPKTDLTIGKPSSLDDIEGVQVKIVVNKEGKSLSCIGAGSNKHEAKRAAAKGMLRLLVQAQWYV, from the exons ATGATTC ATTCGCCAACAAGTGGGAATCTGGAATCGAGCCGGACGTTAAAGGCGCGGCTGGACGATGGTGAAGGCGACAGTGTGTTCGACTACCGTGAATATCAG ATTGATATGGCACAAAAGGCAGAGGAGAAAAACTCCATTATCTATATGCCAACTGGCTCGGGAAAGACCTACATTTCCATCCTTGTAATAAAAGCATTCCACGCTCATGTGAAATt GCCTTTTGAAGAAGGAGGcaagagaattattttctcagcgCCGAAAGTAGCTTTGGTTGACCAGCAGGCCGAAATTCTGAGGAAGCACACGCCATTCTCTGTCGGGTGCTACAATGGCTACATGCAAGTTGAGTTCTGGGAGAAGAACAAGTGGCTAGAAGAGTTTGCCCAACACCAG ATACTTGTGATGGGCTCTGAAATCCTTAGGGACATTCTTGACAAAGGGTTCATACAAATGAGCCAGTTTGCTTTGATGATTTTTGATGAATGCCATCATGCCACGGGAAACCACCCCATGAATATG GTCATGCGGCAGCATTACAAACCAGACGATCCTGGAATGCCTAGAATTATGGGACTCACTGCTACGCTTATCAAGAAAAACATCTCGGCTGACAAGTTGGATTGTGAGGTGGCTACTCTCGAGAGAAACTTACAGTGCAAGCTTGTGAAACTGCCTTCTCTGGATGTGATCAAAGG CATGTATGCTAATCCCAACATTGAGATGGTCTACTGCAATCCTGCAAGTAACACGCAGTTAATTGCGATCgtgaaaaaaatgatcaaaaaacTCTCAGACAGTGTCAACCTTGTGGCTGAAGAAGACAg tctGGTCTCTGATTTGCGTCTTAAGCTTGCACCAGGCGAGATGGTTTGCAAGAGTGCGAGCATCGTACGTAAAGTGCAGCGCCAACTGGCCGATATTCTCATGGAGATAGATGAAATTGGCCCTTATGGCGGCAGCTTTGTCATCCAGTGTCATAGGAATCGCCTGCAGTGCCTAGCCTGCGTTGCCGACAATCAAGAAAGTCGCAAGCTGTTTATGATGGTTGTGAGTCAACTTGAGGTCATCAG acatCTGCTGGAATCGGCCATGAAGAGGAAGGCTGAAAACGTGTTGGAccaaatcaaattgttttcttctgacaaagttttaaaatgtgttgagGAGGTTAGAAGGGCTGTGAAAACCAACGTGGATACTAAAACGATCATTTTCGTTGCTAGAAGAATCACTGCAAAAGTGTTGTGTGCAATTTTCAAG GTTTTGAGCACGAATGATCCAGACTTGGTCAAAATCAAAAGCGACTACGTTGTAGGTCGCGAAGACAACTCCTACTGCACAAAATTGGCTCAGTTATCAATGAAGTTGAATAAAGACAGCATCTTCAG CTTTTCCACTGGCGATACAAATTTGCTGGTCGCCTCAAATGTGATTGAGGAAGGAATTGACATTCCGGCTTGCAACCTTGTGATCAAGTTTGATGAAATCCTAACCTACTGCTCCTTCGTCCAGAGCAAAGGAAGAGCTCGATTTCAGAACTCGAAATTCGTCATTCTTGTTAACGCCAGGTCCAAGTTCCTAGCCAACAAGACAGAATATTCTTTGTTGGAGCATCGCATGCAGATG ATGCAACTTGAGGGTGAACCTGAACCATTGGAAGCTGGGAGCTCCAGCCAATTTTGCACGCCAGCAGGCGCTATTGTTACTCCGGATAATGCTGTCAGTCTGTTATACAA GTACTGTGGCACTTTGGGCTATGACAAGTTTGGAGCAGAATCTCTATTGTGGTTCTGCAAGAATGTGAGTGCAGGCAAAAAGTTTGTCTCAGTCATCCTGCCCATGCAGACAACACTAATCGATCCGATTCAAGGACCTGTTAGTCCAAGATTAATTGATGCCAAAAAATTGTGTGCCCTGgaggcaataaaaaaactacaTGAAGTTGGCCAAATCAACGACAACTTGTTCAGCACCGTGACCAAAACAAGCGCAGACCTTGTGATGAACAAAGAGCTCTTTCCCAATTGGAATTCAAATGACCAGTACGATCAAGAGACTGGCTACCCTGGTACCAAAGCCATGAGGAGAATTCACTCCACCAta CCACCTTCTGTGATGACTGATTGTGCTCCAAAACCTGACTCAGAGTTGTACTTACTCAGCATCAACATCACCCCTACCTATGAAATAACGACTGACCAGAGTAATTTGTATACAACTGTTTACAATCTGCTCAagagcaaaaaggaaaattttgcaatcctCTCGTCAAAGCCGTGGCCTTGC ATTTGTGATTTCCCTATCTTTGACTCACAtgggatttttcaaatttccatcGGACGCGTATGCAAAACACTGGAAGTAGATAGCAGCACCCTGGAAAAAGTCAGAGCTTTCCACAGCTACCTGTTTGGCAAACTGCTCAATCTGGACAGAAGTTTCCTGGCGTGGAACTTTGAATGCGGGCTGAACAATTACCTCATTGCACCTGTCACTGAAG ATTTGACTCTTGATAGCAAGTGCTTGGAACAGAACTTTTCTCAGAGCTTAGAGCCTTATGACATTGAGAAGTTTGATGATTTGCTCCTGAAAGTGATTGTTCCCACTTACAAAAACAAGGATTTGGTG aattaTGTCATCACCAACCTCCTCTGGAACGTCAATCCGCTGACTTCGTTTCCATCTCCCAATTATGATTCATACTTTGAGTACTATTCGCAGAAGTGGGGTAAAACTGTCAAGAATTTGACCCAGCCTATGGTAGAAGTCAAACGCATGCCATCAAATATCAACTATTTCAAACCGAG GGCGTTGACACTCAATAAGTTAGAGAAACGCTTATTGATGGAGGAAAGCAGTGGAGAAAACACAGAAAAGTTAATCCCAGAACTGTGCCACCTCTCAGGGCACAATCGCGTGGTGACCTCCGAAATGTGGTTCAAAGCCATGCTCCTGCCGTCCATTCTGCACCGAGCCTTGATTTTGCTGCACGCAGACGAGCTGCGTTCCAAAATTAACGCAGATTGTGGTGTTGGACCAGCTAGCGTTAACAAGTGGACGGATTTGGAAGTGTCCCCCTTGTTCAGGTCGCATATCCCTGAAGCTAAAAATAAGAGGAGTGGATTCGGCTTGCCAAAAATCACTTGCCATGTGCCTAAGGTGAACGAGAAGATGTGTTCTTGGCAACAGTCACAGGATGACACGCCTGAGCCAATCGACCCAGACAGGCATCTCTGCGAGGGAGTCAGCTGGGGACAGCTGGCTGAGTTTGCTTCCTTTTCCTCGCAGTCGGAAGCCTTGCCGGAACAATTGGAAATTCCGTCCCATGAGGATCAGCCGTTCTTAAGAAG GGAGGTAGATATCAATGTTGTTCCCATCAAACTTCTGACACCTGACGCTGACGTGGAAAAACGCGGCCCTGAGCTGAGCACCATGTACGCGGCAATTACGACAATGTCTGCAAACGACGTCGTCAACATGGAGAGGCTGGAGACCTTGGGCGATTCTTTCTTAAAGTTCATCACCACCCTCTACCTTTTTTGTACCTACGATTACTCAGAGGGAATTTTGACACAC ACCAAAAGCAAACTTGTTGGCAACAGGAACCTTTTCTACTGCGCTTTGAACAGAGGCattgccaaaattttgaactgcAATGCGTGGGACCCAAATGAGGATAGTAAT ATTCCGAATTTGAGCGTGCCTGGAGTGCTTAGGTATCTCATTGCGAAAACAGACTTATGTCCCAGCGTGCTGAATGCAATAGTGTTGGACGAGCAAGAAAAAGCAACAGGCCAGTTGAACGACCTCGGCAAGATTCAGGAGGCCTTTGAACTATTTGCCGAAGCAAATACTGAATCTTCTGTCTATGAGACAACACTGGTGTCCTTTTTGAACAAGCAGATCGCGCCTGACAAG GTGATTGCCGACTCCGTTGAAGCCATCCTTGGAGCCTATATTGAAGCATGTGGCCCGATAGCAGCGGCCAAAGTGGTCTCTTGGTTCCAAATTTTGCCCGAATCTGCCCCATCTGTGATGACAGATCCTGTTCCGTGCAATATCAAGAACAAGAACGTCCGCGATGCCGAGAAAGAAATCAACTCTCATTTGTTTGAGGTTGATAAGCTTGAGGAGGCGCTGGGCTACAAATTCAGATCAAAGAGCCTGCTGCTAGAGGCCCTGACCCATCCCTCCTACGTTGCCAATCGCCTCACGCACAATTGCCAGAGACTGGAGTTTTTGGGAGACGCGATTTTAG ACTTCCTTATCACGGCGCACATTTATGAGTCTCATTCGAGTCTGACTCCTGGAGAGATGACTGATTTGCGATCGGCACTTGTGAACAACATCACGTTTGCCTCGCTGACTGTGAGATACGGCTTCCACACGTTCCTCTTGGCGCATTCTTCGACCGTCATGCATTCCATCGACAACTTTGTCGACTTCCAGAAGAAAAACGGTCACAAGATCACTGACGAT cacCTGCTGCTCATTCAGGAAAATAACATCAATATTGGAATTGCAATAGAAGTACCTAAGCTTCTTGGGGACATTTTTGAAAGCCTTATTGGAGCTGTTTTCTTGGACTGTGGCAAAGACTTAGTTGCCACTTGGAACGTTGTTTATTCTCTAATGAAACATGAAATTG atcTCTTTGGAATGACGGTGCCTAAGAATGCAGTAAGGAGGCTCTATGAAAGTGTTCCCAAGACAGACTTGACCATTGG AAAACCCTCGTCTCTGGACGACATTGAGGGAGTCCAAGTGAAAATTGTCGTCAACAAGGAGGGGAAAAGCCTTTCCTGCATTGGCGCCGGGTCCAACAAGCACGAAGCCAAGAGGGCCGCTGCAAAGGGGATGCTGCGCCTTTTGGTCCAGGCGCAGTGGTATGTCTGA
- the Coq9 gene encoding ubiquinone biosynthesis protein COQ9, mitochondrial translates to MLARYLPLLQCYGNIMGRTTIIARPLLASNFSTNRTTSQDANASAQSEGRREEQDSSSKEDDVKFKIFNAALPLVHQLGWTKECLEAGAESIGLSKSSHGIFEHGGTSFVHFFHRNCNKELRKIAKDEQIESAKSDELTKVHQLLEQRLQMILPYLPQWPQAMALMARPHSSLDSYKLLYELADDICFFAGDRSLNATWYTKRAAVAGLYITGELSLVQDKSANCDESWRMLARRIDDLRKVEEFGGSCSRQQEILKDIAQSSLTLIRNLTGMQSYQRNSR, encoded by the exons A TGCTCGCGAGATACTTACCATTGCTCCAATGTTATGGAAATATCATGGGCAGAACGACCATCATCGCTCGGCCACTCCTcgcttcaaatttttctacaaaCAGAACGACCAGCCAAGACGCAAATGCTTCGGCCCAAAGTGAAGGTCGTAGAGAGGAGCAGGACTCTTCATCCAAAGAAGATGACgtcaagtttaaaatattcaatgcaGCTCTCCCTCTGGTGCACCAGTTAGGATGGACCAAAGAATGCCTGGAAGCtg GGGCAGAATCGATCGGCTTATCCAAGTCGAGCCACGGCATTTTCGAGCATGGCGGAACTTCGTTTGTGCATTTCTTCCACAGAAACTGCAATAAAGAGTTGAGGAAAATCGCCAAAGACGAACAGATAGAGTCTGCTAAAAG TGATGAACTAACCAAAGTACACCAGCTGCTGGAGCAAAGGCTGCAGATGATCTTGCCATACCTGCCCCAGTGGCCGCAAGCCATGGCCCTGATGGCACGTCCCCACAGTTCTTTAGATTCGTACAAACTGCTCTACGAGCTGGCCGATGACATTTGCTTCTTTGCTGGCGACCGATCTCtcaat GCTACTTGGTAcacaaaaagagcagcagtCGCTGGGCTTTACATCACTGGGGAACTCAGTCTAGTCCAAGACAAAAGCGCAAACTGTGATGAGTCGTGGCGGATGCTTGCACGCAGGATAgatgacctgaggaaggttgagGAGTTCGGTGGAAGCTGCAGTCGCCAGCAGGAAATCCTCAAGGACATCGCGCAGTCTTCACTCACATTG ATTCGTAATTTGACGGGCATGCAGTCTTACCAAAGGAACTCCAGATGA
- the LOC135947062 gene encoding C-type lectin 37Da-like — protein MDVTRFFIIFSVTVLIHGDNKALSSDVPKTTGITYSSTTSYSSICFDRYETLQQQFCNFKIDTMNEKLSAQKNACDSTLNHLKEFFGQREQLWHEQNICNASLTQIAGRREVECFNSIDGANWTKLSSGFYYFSKPNELTNWFVAGYNCKKMGMRLASIESEFEDNAVLGYLNALNASDLDMFWMSGTDLGEEGKFVWSATAEPVSFSRFGIGQPDNAGGNENCLQYIKARSSFTWNDNECNTTTRYICELQG, from the exons ATGGACGTGACtagatttttcattatattttccgTGACCGTTCTGATTCATGGGGACAACAAAGCTCTGAGTTCCGATGTTCCCAAAACCACCGGCATCACATATTCTTCGACGACGTCTTATTCAAGCATATGCTTTGACAG ATATGAAACTTTGCAACAACAATtctgcaatttcaaaattgatacGATGAACGAAAAACTTTCGGCTCAAAAGAACGCGTGTGACTCGACTCTAAAtcatttgaaagaatttttcgGCCAGCGAGAGCAACTTTGGCATGAGCAGAACATTTGCAATGCGTC ACTAACGCAAATCGCAGGGAGGCGAGAAGTGGAATgt ttCAATTCAATAG ATGGTGCAAACTGGACTAAGCTGTCTTCTGGCTTCTACTACTTTTCTAAACCTAATGAATTG ACGAATTGGTTTGTAGCTGGCTACAACTGCAAAAAAATGGGAATGCGGCTGGCAAGCATTGAGAGCGAGTTTGAAGACAATGCTGTCCTTGGATATCTCAATGCTCTGA ATGCATCAGATCTAGACATGTTTTGGATGTCTGGCACAGACCTAGGCgaagaaggaaaatttgtttggagCGCAACAGCTGAGCCAGTCAGCTTTTCGCGATTCGGCATTGGACAGCCTGACAATGCAGGTGGAAACGAAAACTGTCTCCAGTACATCAAGGCACGATCTTCGTTCACTTGGAATGATAATGAGTGCAACACAACTACTAGATACATATGCGAACTCCAGGGttga